The Candidatus Methylomirabilota bacterium DNA window GGACGCCGCGTTCCGGGACGCCGACGCGGTCTACCGCGACACCTTCGACACCGGCCGGCACACCGTCGTGAGCCTCGAGCCGCGCGTGGTGCTGGCCGACTACGATCCGGCCGACGAGACGCTCACCGTGTACCACTCGGGCCAGGCGCCGTACATGTTCCACGACATCCTCTCCCGGCACCTGCGGATCCCCGAGCACCGCGTGCGCGTGATCAACCGGGACGTGGGCGGCTCCTTCGGGCTCAAGATTCACACGTACCCGGACGAGATCGCCACCTGCGCCATCGCGGTGATGCTGGGGCGGGCCGTGAAGTTCCTCGCCGACCGGGTGGAATCGTTCCAGACCGACATCCACTCGCGCGATCACCGGGTGACCGCGGAGATCGCGGTCAAGCGCGACGGCACCATCCTGGCGATGCGTCTCGACGACCTCGCCCCGGTCGGCCCCTTCTCGATGTATCCGCGCTCGAGCGTGGTGGAGAGCGGGCAGGTGCTGCGCACCACGCCCGGCCCCTACCGGTTCCGCGACTACGACGCGCGCGGGCGGGTGGTGTTCCAGAACAAGACCCCGATGTCGCAGTACCGCGCGGTCGGCCACCCGGTGGCCGCGCTGGTCATGGAGGCGATGGTGGACCGGGTCGCCGGTGAGCTCGGGCTGGACCCGGTGGAGGTGCGGCGCCGCAACCTGCTCACCGCCGACATGTATCCGTACAGCGCGCCGAGCGGGCTCTTCTTCGAGAGGCTCTCGCACCACGAGTCGCTCGACGCGGTGCTGGACCTGGCCGGCTACCGCGCGCTCTGCGCCGAGCGCGACCGGCTGCGCGCGGCCGGCGTGTATCGTGGGCTCGGCCTGTGCGTGTTCATCGACCTCACGGTGCCCGGCGCGCAGACCTACGGCACCGGCGGCGCGCGCATCTCCTCGCAGGACGGCACGACGATCCGGCTGGAGCCGAGCGGCAAGCTCACCGTGATCTCGAGCGTCACCGAGCAGGGGCAGGGGACCGACACGATCCTGGCCCAGGTGGCCGCGAGCACCGTAGGGGTGCCGCTCGCCGACGTGCGGGTGGTGACCGGCGACACCATGGTCACCCCCTACGGCGGCGGCACGTGGGGCAGCCGCGGAGCGGGCATCGGCGGCGAGGCCACCATCCACACCGGCAAGGCGCTCAAGGAGAACATCCTCAAGGTCGCGGCGGCGGTGCTCGAGGCGGACCCGCTCGACCTCGACGTG harbors:
- a CDS encoding molybdopterin cofactor-binding domain-containing protein, encoding DAAFRDADAVYRDTFDTGRHTVVSLEPRVVLADYDPADETLTVYHSGQAPYMFHDILSRHLRIPEHRVRVINRDVGGSFGLKIHTYPDEIATCAIAVMLGRAVKFLADRVESFQTDIHSRDHRVTAEIAVKRDGTILAMRLDDLAPVGPFSMYPRSSVVESGQVLRTTPGPYRFRDYDARGRVVFQNKTPMSQYRAVGHPVAALVMEAMVDRVAGELGLDPVEVRRRNLLTADMYPYSAPSGLFFERLSHHESLDAVLDLAGYRALCAERDRLRAAGVYRGLGLCVFIDLTVPGAQTYGTGGARISSQDGTTIRLEPSGKLTVISSVTEQGQGTDTILAQVAASTVGVPLADVRVVTGDTMVTPYGGGTWGSRGAGIGGEATIHTGKALKENILKVAAAVLEADPLDLDVRGGHVVDAATGEARLPLAELGRIAYFRPDTLPKDFQSELTVTRHYVPRHQPLAYTNGVQLSHVEVDVETGFVTLLGHWVAEDCGRIINPMLVDEQIRGGVAHGIGDALFEHCVYDEQGQLLTTTMMDYLVPMAAEMPDIHVAHVETPTRYSEGGFKGAGEGGVAGAPGAVLNAVNDALSPFEARITRVPMTPEVILRALGKL